A window of Chlamydiota bacterium genomic DNA:
CCATGGAAGTAGAATTAATCTGTCCAATTGCGATGGAAAAGGGAGTAAAGTTTGCGATCAGAGAAGGTGGAAAAACGATTGGTGCAGGAAGAGTTGCTGAAATTATTAAATGATAAAGATGGCTAGAGGCTCGAGGCTGGAAGCAAAAACTTGAAAGAAAAGATAAAAACTGGAGACCGGTAAACTGGAGACCGGAGACCGGTGACTCGTAAAAAGGGTTTAAAATATGAGAGAGTTAATTACGTTGGCATGCAATGAGTGTAAAGGTAGAAATTACTCTACCTTTAAGAATCGTAAAACGACCCAGAATAGGCTTGAGAGAAATAAATATTGCAAGGTGTGCCATCGACACACGATGCATAAGGAGACAAAATAAAAAGAATGTCTTTTTTTGGTCGGTTTTTAGGTGTTTTGCTGTTGACTGGTGACGGTAGACTGGCGACTTGAGACTGAATAAAGGCCAGTAGCTCCAATGGCTAGAGCGGCGGTCTCCAAAACCGCATGTTGCAGGTTCAAGTCCTGCCTGGCCTGATTAAAACAGTTTAAAGTTGAAAGTTTTAGGTTTAAAGAAAGATTAAAGTTAACGGAAAGATGGAAATCAAAAGTTATGGCAGAAAACCCAGCTAAAAAGTTAGTTCTTTTTTTTACAGATGCGAAGCAGGAATTAAAAAAAGTAAATTGGCCAACATTTCAGGAGTTGAAAGATTCAACGATTGTTGTTATTATCGCCGTTTTACTTTTAGGGGCTTTTATTGGTGTGATTGATTTTCTTCTTTCAAAACTTATTGAAATGGTCATTCGTTAGGGATGGTTATGTCAGCAAAATGGTATGTGGTTCATACTTTATCTGGGCAAGAGCAGAAGGTAAAGGAACAGTTAGATCATAAAGTTTCAATGGAGTCTCTTCAGGAGAGGATTTCGAATGTTTTAGTTCCGATTGAAAGTGTTTCGGAAGTGAGGGCGGGAAAGAAAAAAATCACAAAGAGAAAATTTTTCCCTGGATATATCCTTGTAGAGATGGAGATGAATGAGGACTCCTGGTATCTTGTGAAAAGTACTCCTGGGGTCATTGGATTTGTAGGTGCGGGTACCCCGGTTCCTCTTTTAGATTCTGAAATTCAGAATATTTTGAATCAAATTGAAGAGAAAAAAGAAAAGGTAAAGCCCAAAATTCTTTTTGAGAAGGGGGAAGTGATTAAGGTTAATGACGGGCCTTTTGTTAATTTTAATGGTTCAATTGAAGAATTAGATCCAGATCGTGGAAAACTGAAGGTGATGGTCACCATTTTTGGACGAGCAACTCCAGTAGAATTGGAGTACTGGCAAGTAGAGAAAGCATAGAAAATTGAGAATTCAATGCGGTTGTCATTGCAGGCTCCTAAATTCTCAATTCTCAATTCTCAATTGTTAATTATTAATTAGAGGGTGTTCTGTTTATGGCTAAAAAAGTAACAGCGATGATTCGATTGCAAATTTCTGCAGGCCAGGCAAATCCTGCTCCACCGATCGGACCTGCCTTGGGTCAGCATGGCGTTAACATCATGGAGTTTTGTAAGGCATTTAATGCGAAGACTCAAAGCCAAGCAGGTCTTGTGATTCCTGTGGTGATTACGGTTTATCAAGATCGGTCTTTTACTTTTATTATGAAGTCTCCTCCTGTCGCAACCCTTCTTAAAAAAGCGGTTGGGATTGCGGTTGCTTCAGGGAAACCGAATAAGGAAAAGGTGGGCAAGGTTACGTTGGCTCAAGCCAGAGAAATTGCGAAACAGAAAATGGCAGATCTCAATACCAAGTCTGAAGAGGCAGCGATAAGGATGGTGATGGGAACGGCACGAAGTATGGGAATTGATGTGGAGTGATTAAAAATTAAAAGTTAGGCAAAAAATATGAGCAAACATTCTAAAAGATATTTAGAAGCAAAGAAATTGGTGGATGAGAAAAAGCTTTATAACGTTTCTGAAGCGATTGCGGTGATTAAAAAATTTCCAGTCACCAAATTTGATGAGACGGTCGATTTAGCGGTTCGATTGGGTGTGGATTCAAAACAATCAGACCAACAGGTTCGGGGGACGGTCTCTTTGCCTCATGGAACCGGGAAAAAGGTTCGGGTTTTGGTTTTTACGAAGGGTGAAAACATGAGACTTGCAAAAGAGGCGGGGGCAGATTACGTGGGTTTGGATGATTTAATTGAAAAAATCAATAAAGGTTGGTGCGATTTTGATGTGGTGATTGCATCCCCAGATACGATGAGAGAAGTAGGGAAATTAGGTAAAGTTTTAGGGCCCCGGGGGCTCATGCCAAGTCCTAAAACAGGAACAGTGACCGCAGAGGTTGATAAGGCCGTGAAGGAAGTGAAAGCTGGGCGTGTTGAATTTAAAATGGATAAGAACGGAAATCTTCATTTGCCCATTGGGAAAATTTCCTTTAGCGAAGAGGCGTTAATGAGTAACTTGACGGCTTGTGTTGAGGCGGTTGCTCGATCGAGGCCTTCAACGAGTAAAGGGGACTTCCTTAAAAGTTGCACGGTATCTACCACCATGGGGCCTGGGATTCGAGTTGATATGAAAGTAGGTGAATCAGATGAGGCCTGAGAAACTTTGGATGATTGATCATATTAAAGGGGTAAGCCAGTCGAGCGGTGTGGTGGTGATGACTGATTTTACAGGTCTTTCAGCTGCGGCTGTCGGGCAATTGAGGGGTCGCCTCAAAGAAGTTTCGGGTTCTTATCTTGTTGTTAAAAATAGACTTCTTAAGCGTGCAATGAAAGAAATATCCGGAGTCGATCTTTCTTCTGTTGCAAAAGGGCCCACAGGAATTGTTGTTGGAGAAGATCCAATTGCTTTAGCAAAAATTTTAAAAGGTTTTGGGGCAGAGTTTGAAATTTTTAAGGTCAAAGGTGGGCTTTTAAAAGACCAGCTCTTGTCTTCAAAACAAGTCGCTCAACTTGCAACGGTTCCCTCACGAGAAGTTCTGCTCTCTCAATTGATGGGAATTTTGAAGAAGCCGGCGACGAGTCTTGTGTATGTGCTCAAGTCTCAATTAACTGCGCTCGTGGTTCTTTTAGGAAAAATAAAGGATCAGAAGGAGCAGACGGAGGAGAAAAAATAAATCAAAGATCAAAAATCAAAGATCAAAATGACATATCAAAATTCAAAAATGTGAAGATTTTAGAATTAATTTCTACATCAATTTTGAATTTTGAATTTTTAAAATAGGAGGATTGAAACATGGAAGAGATTGTAAAGCAAATCGAAAAGATGACGGTGTTGGAATTGGCAGAGTTGGTAAAAGTTCTTGAAGAAAAATTTGGCGTTTCGGCTCAAGTGCCTATGATGGGTGTGCCAGCTCAAGGTGGGGCTCAAGCAGGTGAAGCGGCTCAAGTGCCTGCTGAAGAGAAGACGGATTTTACAGTTATTCTTGCCAACGCGGGCGATAAAAAAATTCAAGTGATTAAAGAAGTTCGCTCTATTACAGGTCTTGGATTGAAAGAAGCAAAGGATTTGGTTGAAGGAGCTCCGAAGCCTTTGAAGGAAGGCGTTTCAAAGAAGGAAGCCGAAGAGATTAAGGCCAAGATTGAAGCTCAA
This region includes:
- the secE gene encoding preprotein translocase subunit SecE; translation: MAENPAKKLVLFFTDAKQELKKVNWPTFQELKDSTIVVIIAVLLLGAFIGVIDFLLSKLIEMVIR
- a CDS encoding 50S ribosomal protein L10, coding for MRPEKLWMIDHIKGVSQSSGVVVMTDFTGLSAAAVGQLRGRLKEVSGSYLVVKNRLLKRAMKEISGVDLSSVAKGPTGIVVGEDPIALAKILKGFGAEFEIFKVKGGLLKDQLLSSKQVAQLATVPSREVLLSQLMGILKKPATSLVYVLKSQLTALVVLLGKIKDQKEQTEEKK
- a CDS encoding 50S ribosomal protein L1, with amino-acid sequence MSKHSKRYLEAKKLVDEKKLYNVSEAIAVIKKFPVTKFDETVDLAVRLGVDSKQSDQQVRGTVSLPHGTGKKVRVLVFTKGENMRLAKEAGADYVGLDDLIEKINKGWCDFDVVIASPDTMREVGKLGKVLGPRGLMPSPKTGTVTAEVDKAVKEVKAGRVEFKMDKNGNLHLPIGKISFSEEALMSNLTACVEAVARSRPSTSKGDFLKSCTVSTTMGPGIRVDMKVGESDEA
- the rplL gene encoding 50S ribosomal protein L7/L12 is translated as MEEIVKQIEKMTVLELAELVKVLEEKFGVSAQVPMMGVPAQGGAQAGEAAQVPAEEKTDFTVILANAGDKKIQVIKEVRSITGLGLKEAKDLVEGAPKPLKEGVSKKEAEEIKAKIEAQGAKVELK
- the rpmG gene encoding 50S ribosomal protein L33; the protein is MRELITLACNECKGRNYSTFKNRKTTQNRLERNKYCKVCHRHTMHKETK
- the nusG gene encoding transcription termination/antitermination factor NusG, with amino-acid sequence MSAKWYVVHTLSGQEQKVKEQLDHKVSMESLQERISNVLVPIESVSEVRAGKKKITKRKFFPGYILVEMEMNEDSWYLVKSTPGVIGFVGAGTPVPLLDSEIQNILNQIEEKKEKVKPKILFEKGEVIKVNDGPFVNFNGSIEELDPDRGKLKVMVTIFGRATPVELEYWQVEKA
- the rplK gene encoding 50S ribosomal protein L11; amino-acid sequence: MAKKVTAMIRLQISAGQANPAPPIGPALGQHGVNIMEFCKAFNAKTQSQAGLVIPVVITVYQDRSFTFIMKSPPVATLLKKAVGIAVASGKPNKEKVGKVTLAQAREIAKQKMADLNTKSEEAAIRMVMGTARSMGIDVE